A section of the Bactrocera dorsalis isolate Fly_Bdor unplaced genomic scaffold, ASM2337382v1 BdCtg308, whole genome shotgun sequence genome encodes:
- the LOC125780241 gene encoding opsin Rh4-like, which yields MIVYYYSQIVGHVFSHEKALREQAKKMNVESLRSNVDKSKETAEIRIAKAAITICFLFFVSWTPYGVMSLIGAFGDKSLLTPGVTMIPACTCKMVACVDPFVYAISHPRYRAELQKRCPWLAIKEKSTEASTAGSTTTEQQQTSAA from the coding sequence ATGATCGTCTATTACTACAGTCAAATAGTTGGTCATGTCTTTAGTCATGAAAAAGCGCTACGCGAACAAGCAAAGAAAATGAATGTTGAGTCTTTGCGATCAAATGTGGACAAAAGTAAGGAAACGGCGGAAATACGTATCGCAAAAGCGGCCATTACCATTTGTTTCCTCTTCTTCGTGTCGTGGACGCCGTATGGAGTAATGTCATTGATTGGAGCATTTGGTGATAAGAGTCTACTGACGCCGGGCGTAACCATGATACCAGCTTGTACTTGCAAAATGGTAGCTTGCGTCGATCCATTCGTGTACGCTATTAGTCATCCTAGATACAGAGCAGAATTACAAAAGCGTTGTCCATGGTTAGCCATTAAGGAAAAGTCGACTGAGGCTTCAACAGCGGGTTCGACAACCACTGAACAACAGCAGACGTCAGCAGCGTAA
- the LOC105233711 gene encoding tumor susceptibility gene 101 protein: MMPAAEEAQISKLLSRYKNVSATKKDVIDVITTYRSLTYNLQKFVFNDGSTKELFNLAGTIPVVYKNNTYYIPICIWLMDTHPQNAPMCFVKPTPTMQIKVSMYVDHNGKIYLPYLHDWQPHTSDLLSLIQVMILTFGDHPPVFSKPKEQPPNPYTGLPMPGGVGYPPYPTAGGGAFPPYPTANNFGPFPPYPTGGNSSVANPSTSAGGYPPYMNYPQVPGYNSGFNSSTPSSTGTITEEHIKASLISAVEDKLRRRLQEKVNQYQAEIETLNRTKQELVEGSSKIDNVIARLIREEVELKKNVDILRDKEQELEKSLDALEKSEGIDPDEAVTTTAPLYRQLLNAYAEEAALEDAIYYLGEALRSGVIDLETFLKHVRQLSRKQFMLRAIMQKCRQKAGLAG, encoded by the exons aTGATGCCCGCTGCAGAGGAGGCGCAGATTTCAAAGTTATTATCCAGG TATAAAAACGTTAGTGCTACCAAAAAAGATGTTATTGACGTAATTACCACGTATCGCTCCTTGACatataatttgcaaaaattcg ttTTCAACGATGGAAGTACTAAGGAGCTTTTCAATTTGGCAGGAACTATACCGGTTGTTTATAaaa ATAACACTTACTACATTCCAATATGCATATGGTTAATGGATACACATCCTCAAAATGCACCAATGTGCTTTGTAAAACCGACCCCAACAATGCAAATTAAGGTATCAATGTATGTGGACCATAATGGAAAGATTTATTTGCCATACCTGCATGATTGGCAACCG cATACATCGGATTTACTCTCTCTGATACAAGTAATGATTCTGACGTTTGGTGATCACCCACCAGTTTTTTCCAAACCTAAAGAACAGCCACCAAATCCGTATACAG GTTTACCTATGCCTGGTGGTGTCGGATATCCACCTTACCCAACAGCTGGCGGAGGTGCATTCCCACCTTATCCGACAGCAAATAATTTTGGACCATTTCCACCGTATCCTACTGGAGGCAATTCCTCCGTGGCTAATCCTAGTACAAGTGCAGGAGGTTATCCACCGTATATGAATTATCCTCAAGTTCCTGGTTATAATTCTggattt AATTCTTCAACACCAAGTTCTACGGGCACCATAACAGAGGAGCATATTAAGGCATCTCTTATTAGCGCAGTGGAAGACAAACTACGACGTCGTCTACAAGAAAAAGTTAATCAATATCAAGCTGAAATTGAAACACTCAATCGTACCAAGCAGGAATTGGTAGAGGGcagttcaaaaattgacaaTGTTATTGCACGTCTTATTAGAGAAGAA gtggaacttaaaaaaaatgtagacaTTTTGCGAGACAAGGAACAAGAACTGGAAAAAAGTTTAGACGCATTGGAGAAGTCTGAAGGTATAGACCCTGATGAAGCCGTTACAACAACTGCTCCGCTATATAGACA ATTACTTAATGCGTATGCAGAAGAAGCGGCTCTTGAGGATGCAATTTACTATTTGGGTGAAGCCTTACGAAGTGGAGTTATTGACTTGGAAACATTCTTAAAGCATGTACGTCAATTATCTCGTAAGCAATTTATGCTTCGAGCTATTATGCAGAAATGTAGACAAAAAGCTGGATTGGCGGGATAA
- the LOC105233710 gene encoding transmembrane protein 258: MESMQRYVSPVNPAVFPHLATVLLTIGTFFTAWFFVFVVSRPKNSKERTLFKELSISLCASIFLGFGVVFLMLSVGIYI, translated from the coding sequence ATGGAAAGTATGCAACGGTATGTTTCACCCGTAAATCCAGCTGTATTTCCACACCTAGCAACGGTATTGCTGACAATTGGTACTTTTTTCACCGCCTGGTTTTTCGTTTTTGTGGTATCGCGACCAAAGAATTCTAAGGAGCGTACTCTGTTTAAAGAGCTTTCAATTAGTCTCTGCGCTTCAATATTTCTCGGTTTCGGAGTAGTTTTTCTAATGCTTTCAgtgggtatatacatataa
- the LOC105233713 gene encoding uncharacterized protein LOC105233713, whose product MDEVEIDGEDFNELEARLYGQIHHEAVDSTKADVNNTTECQPDPQAQEKQSVERVVTERSIIYRPAKSSQVPDTRYWVNNKFTKSVNQLKTVDKEKSTNLSEKQPDSNKLLSTEQKINTTDKSNENQVKIKIPEKNYTRDSNIRINPAAVALSSKPNQKKKKQKKVATALPRSGPFTQQENKLQKVILVQAKKQKSKNVRNKKKKQQQRVETIILDSSSDENSGSDSSDDDVVLIPSKPPPLITLSDSENEGTGIQLEEENALDASDVVMKSKTKQPDFTKPNDKCNNLTSDVPEKTTDPIISRCTSPCSVLSSDDFIGQTDRSRLLEDNCMADDQDLALLTADVSNLIPPKPNRNTSTEGGEAVRNDDSSEDVMCTGEFTAPLTNSIGNAQTESSSSKKEENYRVEQTDFRALDVYESESDITDSVYSKGHARTIVKPIYSSSEADDVQKTVVSQKAKRFCKRRTSSSNRGSDAHNNDESTDDELDDGVTKTPIPFILRGSAVERCNKRARKLLENTRRASVGALGNTGGNMSDNEFIATLNSLVQESESKANSKIGETINNGDESTSDAQIEGVENIEQSQKDKTLPTSEQLVDSTPTLQGNIEANEAKAEFNKGEEQNQDKKAKPRIIEPDQTSMQSIQLVDSPPPLQNNNEAVPDEAIAGLDKIFASIDNLTAKKTDYLDSEDSSENDLEIITPIVPVSKDRTDDQNILPTHHVVYNEHNSQPGGVGWNEEMMKFYNLSWQGEKFTLVEVLNGMERDRRLWKIYSEDRFPKVRPYSNLKCFNCCEFGHTRAKCKRPKKPQVCYMCGESGHLEPRCPNTLCLRCGNKTQVFTKSCNACTFQNRLICPICKVRGHSINLCPDKWRRYHSTTQPNDQPNSQVEFNKRKMCCVCGGRGHFSDTCRSAVRFMEYPIIVSHVKSHQKSYSDMLFKSPRSGIALNLMYRPGDAVVFRMAAKSARNGYYERFLKAVGLGGMLKRKRPSNCASVTKNVSKKAKNLSGHYEPNPYGKVAREGVTSTDKSLRQNIATAEAPNQVPEVSGSAATTEVMTTDPENFCSKNNNSEFVQKAQSNSNVVNEFKTPSEIPATIAASQRSQSKDNLTVDSDSNYSFSDHFEIPAPAVSTKNTAHTEEEKMDEQPSTSAAAKGKQRHVREMEPLPDFIPLGDNSDVNTGEIGDNFGTNTGISHRFVTADTDDENMDENKNENDSPCEAKVYLTPFHSNYLLSPTGHDFLVQKSKECNIKARLDWTSVGHVLVIFGLAFDQDTFHKALLEQCQKFMDQMNNKQFSGIRVPKRIDALIRFLRENISQLQSDLGDVNDLQKRIKNLENTHTKANMKLAEKCRRLLNMILLGQAGLGDGDKHLDKLLINLKSLINDYQAENMVPQSLREEIDSHCKVLFTSYRHDNYPELIQTYNKMSKNEKNYVNIDPRLLGQKMLDVSLTPEQKSRLEQSPALGPSAQQSNQTLTRRKSTENTVSNSPYAAKSRLPTKQKDLTQPQVAQATITNAPVVVAKGKNRPQNTTIVENTAEVGNTKAKSNMNTPVKGQKFAPPPFVNPQQKSTVITNIKEAIQNRAPAFNDLLHGNCNASAGGYGKVPSEGPSVFWSRESSRYLDECIRMAESNTELLQKLQRIQTKSLEGSLSYNDYRAVIKLHGAMVGN is encoded by the exons ATGGACGAG GTTGAAATAGATGGTGAAGATTTCAATGAGCTTGAGGCTAGGCTATACGGTCAAATACACCATGAGGCCGTTGATTCAACAAAGGCAGACGTAAATAACACAACTGAATGCCAGCCGGACCCGCAAGCACAAGAAAAACAGAGCGTGGAGCGCGTTGTTACAGAAAGAAGTATTATTTACCGACCTGCTAAATCCAGCCAAGTGCCCGATACACGCTACTGGGTGaacaacaaatttacaaaaagtgtAAATCAACTAAAAACAGTTGATAAAG AAAAATCTACCAATTTAAGTGAGAAGCAGCCTGACAGTAATAAACTCCTTTCCacagaacaaaaaataaacactacagacaaaagcaatgaaaatcaagtgaaaattaaaatacctgaaaaaaattacactcGAGATAGCAACATACGAATTAATCCGGCAGCGGTTGCTCTCAGCTCAAAGCcaaatcaaaaaaagaaaaaacaaaaaaaagttgcaacTGCATTGCCACGAAGTGGTCCATTTACGCAAcaagaaaataaattgcaaaaggtAATTTTGGTTCAAGCTAAAAAGCAGAAGTCAAAAAATGTTCGCAATAAgaagaaaaagcaacaacagcgggTGGAAACAATTATATTAGATTCATCTTCTGACGAAAATAGTGGATCGGATAGCTCAGACGATGATGTAGTTTTAATACCATCAAAGCCTCCACCGCTTATCACACTTTCAGACAGCGAGAATGAAGGCACTGGGATTCAACTAGAAGAAGAAAATGCTTTGGATGCTTCTGACGTTGTTATGAAAAGTAAAACTAAACAACCCGATTTTACTAAGCCAAATGATAAATGTAACAATTTAACGTCAGACGTACCCGAAAAAACTACTGATCCAATCATTAGTCGATGCACTTCACCATGTTCTGTGTTATCCTCAGATGACTTTATTGGTCAAACCGACCGTTCTCGTTTGCTAGAAGACAATTGCATGGCCGATGACCAAGATTTGGCTTTGCTGACAGCTGATGTAAGCAATCTAATACCTCCCAAACCGAATCGGAACACTTCGACGGAAGGTGGGGAAGCTGTTCGCAATGATGATTCTTCGGAGGATGTTATGTGCACCGGCGAATTTACTGCGCCTCTAACCAACTCTATTGGTAATGCACAAACTGAATCATCCAGTTCCAAGAAAGAGGAAAATTATCGTGTGGAACAAACAGATTTTAGGGCATTGGATGTTTATGAAAGCGAATCTGATATAACAGATAGTGTTTATTCTAAAGGACATGCTAGAACAATTGTGAAACCAATTTATAGCAGCTCAGAGGCAGATGATGTGCAAAAAACAGTAGTTAGTCAAAAAGCTAAACGTTTTTGTAAGCGACGAACTTCCAGCAGTAACCGAGGATCTGATGCACATAACAATGACGAAAGTACGGATGATGAATTAGATGACGGTGTGACTAAAACGCCTATACCATTCATTTTGCGAGGTTCCGCTGTAGAGCGCTGCAATAAGAGGGCACGCAAGCTTTTGGAAAATACTCGACGGGCTTCAGTCGGTGCTCTCGGCAACACGGGTGGTAATATGTCCGACAACGAGTTCATAGCAACATTGAATAGTTTGGTACAAGAAAGTGAAAGCAAAGCGAATAGTAAAATTGgtgaaacaataaataatggAGATGAAAGTACAAGTGACGCGCAGATTGAAGGCGTGGAGAATATAGAACAAAGTCAAAAAGATAAAACGTTGCCAACAAGTGAGCAATTAGTTGACAGTACTCCCACACTACAAGGTAATATCGAGGCAAACGAGGCAAAAGCTGAATTTAATAAGGGAGAAGAACAAAATCAAGACAAGAAGGCGAAACCAAGAATAATTGAGCCTGACCAAACGAGCATGCAATCCATTCAATTAGTCGACAGTCCTCCACCATTGCAAAATAATAACGAGGCTGTGCCTGACGAAGCAATAGCTGGATTAGATAAGATTTTTGCCTCGATAGATAATCTAACTGCAAAGAAAACGGATTACTTGGACTCGGAAGATAGTTCTGAAAATGACTTGGAAATTATTACACCCATAGTGCCGGTATCAAAAGACCGAACAGATGACCAGAACATCTTACCCACTCACCATGTTGTCTATAATGAGCACAACTCGCAACCGGGTGGCGTTGGCTGGAATGAAGAAATGATGAAATTTTATAATCTTTCTTGGCAAGGCGAAAAATTCACACTAGTTGAAGTACTAAACGGAATGGAAA GGGATCGAAGACTATGGAAAATTTACTCTGAAGATCGTTTCCCTAAGGTACGCCCGTATAGTAACTTAAAATGTTTCAACTGTTGTGAATTTGGGCACACGCGCGCCAAATGTAAGCGCCCGAAAAAACCACAAGTTTGTTACATGTGTGGCGAAAGCGGTCATTTAGAGCCACGCTGTCCGAATACGCTTTGTTTAagg TGTGGAAATAAAACCCAAGTGTTTACGAAAAGCTGCAATGCTTGCACATTCCAAAATCGGCTTATTTGTCCCATTTGCAAAGTTCGTGGTCATTCGATTAATCTCTGCCCTGACAAATGGCGTCGTTACCATTCCACG ACCCAACCCAATGATCAGCCGAACAGTCAAGTTGAGTTCAATAAGCGCAAAATGTGTTGCGTCTGCGGAGGTAGGGGACATTTCTCCGACACATGTCGCAGTGCAGTTCGTTTTATGGAATATCCAATTATTGTCAGCCACGTAAAATCACATCAAAAATCATATAGTGACATGCTGTTTAAATCTCCACGCTCTGGAATTGCACTCAATCTGATGTATAGACCTGGAGATGCAGTTGTTTTTCGTATGGCTGCAAAAAGTGCACGAAATGGCTATTACGAACGCTTCTTGAAAGCAGTTGGTTTGGGCGGTATGCTAAAACGAAAACGACCGAGTAATTGTGCGTCAGTTACGAAAAATGTATCCAAGAAAGCTAAGAATCTCTCTGGTCATTACGAACCGAACCCGTACGGTAAAGTAGCAAGAGAAGGCGTCACATCTACAGATAAATCCCTTAGACAGAATATAGCAACTGCAGAGGCTCCCAATCAG GTGCCGGAAGTTAGCGGTAGTGCGGCCACGACAGAAGTAATGACGACAGACCCAGAGAATTTTTgttcgaaaaataataattctgaATTTGTACAAAAGGCACAAAGTAACAGTAACGTTGTAAATGAGTTTAAGACACCAAGTGAAATACCAGCTACTATTGCTGCTTCGCAAAGGTCTCAAAGCAAAGACAACTTAACTGTGGATTCAGACTCAAATTATAGTTTCTCGGATCATTTCGAGATACCAGCACCGGCTGTTAGTACAAAGAATACAGCACATACAGAAGAGGAAAAAATGGACGAGCAACCATCGACGTCCGCTGCTGCTAAAGGCAAACAAAGACACGTTCGTGAAATGGAACCATTGCCAGACTTTATACCATTAGGAGATAACAGTGATGTGAACACGGGTGAAATAGGCGATAATTTTGGCACAAATACAGGCATTTCACACCGTTTTGTTACTGCGGATACTGACGATGAGAAtatggatgaaaacaaaaatgagaATGATTCACCGTGTGAAGCTAAAGTTTACCTAACACCTTTTCATAGCAATTATTTGTTATCGCCAACCGGTCACGACTTTTTGGTACAAAAATCCAAAGAGTGTAATATCAAAGCAAGGCTCGATTGGACATCGGTCGGTCATGTTTTGGTCATATTTGGACTTGCCTTTGATCAGGACACATTTCACAAAGCCCTACTCGAGCAATGTCAGAAATTTATGGACCAAAtgaataataaacaatttagtGGTATCAGAGTGCCCAAACGCATAGACGCGTTAATACGTTTTCTACGTGAAAATATCTCTCAGTTGCAAAGCGATTTAGGTGATGTAAATGACTTACAAAAACGCATTAAGAATCTAGAGAACACGCAtacaaaagcaaatatgaaattGGCAGAAAAATGTCGTCGCTTGCTCAATATGATATTATTGGGTCAAGCTGGCCTCGGTGACGGCGACAAGCATTTAGACAAActcttaattaatttgaaatcgCTGATCAATGATTATCAAGCTGAAAATATGGTACCACAATCGCTACGCGAAGAAATTGATTCACACTGCAAAGTGCTCTTTACTTCGTATCGGCATGATAATTATCCGGAACTCATACAAACCTACAACAAGATgtcgaaaaatgaaaaaaattatgtaaatatagatCCGCGGCTATTGGGGCAAAAAATGCTAGATGTCAGCCTAACACCTGAGCAAAAATCACGACTGGAACAATCACCAGCGTTAGGGCCCTCAGCACAACAGAGCAATCAAACATTAACTCGCAGAAAATCTACTGAAAACACCGTATCTAATTCACCATACGCCGCAAAGTCAAGATTGCCTACGAAACAAAAGGATTTAACGCAGCCACAAGTGGCacaagctacaataaccaatgCACCTGTCGTCGTAGCGAAGGGCAAAAATAGACCACAAAACACTACAATAGTTGAGAATACGGCAGAAGTTGGCAATACAAAAGCGAAATCGAATATGAATACACCAGTTAAGGGGCAAAAATTTGCACCGCCACCATTCGTAAACCCTCAACAAAAATCTACAGTgattacaaatattaaagaagCTATACAGAATCGGGCGCCTGCATTTAATGATTTACTACATGGCAATTGTAACGCTTCAGCTGGTGGGTATGGGAAAGTTCCTTCAGAGGGTCCTTCGGTATTTTGGTCTCGCGAATCATCGCGTTACTTAGATGAATGCATTCGCATGGCTGAATCAAATACGGAGTTGTTGCAAAAGTTGCAGCGCATACAGACAAAGTCGTTGGAAGGGTCACTTTCATATAATGATTATCGCGCTGTGATTAAACTACACGGCGCCATGGTgggaaattaa